A single window of Rhodococcus jostii RHA1 DNA harbors:
- the eat gene encoding ethanolamine permease produces the protein MSLVEPSKNSGTGQHHDAADFHSEDSSYLEKRTLRKGSAGWVLLAGLGVSYVISGDYAGWNNGLAEGGFGGLLIAGVVIAGMYLAMVLGMAEMSSALPAAGGGYTFARRALGPWGGFATGTAILIEYAIAPAAIATFIGSYVESLNLFGITDGWWVYLAVYAIFIGIHLTGAGEALKAMFVITAIALVGLVIFAVSAIGLFDAGNLTDIAATDAVGASSFLPFGAFGIWAAVPFAIWFFLAVEGVPLAAEEAREPEKNVPRGIIISMLILIVTGAAVLFLATGALGAESLSTSGNPLVEALGDGTAAKVVNYIGLAGLVASFFSIMYAYSRQTFALSRAGYLPKNLSITNSRKAPTLALIVPGVIGFVLSLTGEGAMLLNMAVFGAAVSYVLMMVSHIVLRRREPEMKRPYRTPGGIVTTSFALVIAAAAVIATFLVDPVAALWTLIAFAAFMAYFGLYSRHHLVANSPDEEFAVLAKAEEDLE, from the coding sequence ATGTCACTCGTAGAACCATCCAAGAATTCCGGAACCGGGCAACATCACGATGCTGCCGACTTCCACTCGGAAGACAGCAGCTATCTGGAAAAACGCACGCTCCGTAAGGGTTCGGCGGGCTGGGTGCTGCTCGCCGGCCTCGGTGTCAGTTACGTGATCTCCGGCGACTACGCCGGATGGAACAACGGACTGGCCGAGGGCGGATTCGGCGGCCTGCTGATCGCCGGCGTCGTCATCGCGGGCATGTACCTGGCCATGGTGCTGGGCATGGCCGAGATGTCGTCCGCCCTGCCCGCCGCCGGCGGCGGTTACACGTTCGCGCGGCGCGCACTCGGGCCGTGGGGCGGATTCGCCACCGGCACGGCCATTCTCATCGAATACGCGATCGCGCCCGCCGCCATCGCGACCTTCATCGGCAGCTACGTCGAGTCACTGAACCTGTTCGGTATCACCGACGGGTGGTGGGTGTACCTGGCGGTCTACGCCATCTTCATCGGAATCCATCTGACCGGCGCCGGCGAGGCACTCAAGGCCATGTTCGTCATCACGGCGATCGCACTGGTCGGTCTCGTGATCTTCGCGGTCTCCGCGATCGGCCTGTTCGACGCGGGCAATCTCACCGACATCGCGGCGACCGATGCGGTGGGAGCGTCGAGTTTCCTGCCCTTCGGTGCATTCGGTATCTGGGCCGCCGTCCCGTTCGCCATCTGGTTCTTCCTCGCCGTCGAAGGCGTGCCGCTGGCCGCGGAGGAAGCCCGCGAGCCGGAGAAGAACGTGCCGCGCGGAATCATCATCAGCATGCTCATCCTCATCGTCACGGGGGCGGCTGTCCTGTTCCTCGCTACCGGAGCGCTGGGTGCCGAGAGTCTGTCGACGTCCGGCAATCCGCTGGTCGAGGCGCTCGGTGACGGAACCGCGGCGAAGGTCGTCAACTACATCGGACTGGCCGGCCTCGTCGCCAGCTTCTTCTCGATCATGTATGCCTACTCGCGGCAGACGTTCGCGCTGTCCCGCGCCGGTTACCTTCCCAAGAACCTGTCGATCACCAACTCGCGGAAGGCGCCCACGCTCGCCCTCATCGTGCCGGGCGTCATCGGGTTCGTGCTGTCGCTCACCGGTGAAGGCGCAATGCTGCTGAACATGGCGGTGTTCGGCGCGGCCGTCAGCTACGTGCTGATGATGGTCAGCCACATCGTCCTCCGCAGGCGTGAGCCGGAGATGAAGCGGCCGTACCGCACCCCGGGGGGCATCGTCACCACGTCGTTCGCGCTCGTCATCGCGGCCGCCGCGGTGATCGCCACCTTCCTCGTCGATCCGGTCGCCGCACTCTGGACGCTGATCGCATTCGCGGCCTTCATGGCGTACTTCGGCCTGTACAGCCGCCATCACCTCGTTGCCAATTCGCCCGACGAGGAGTTTGCTGTTCTTGCGAAGGCAGAGGAAGACCTGGAATGA
- a CDS encoding ethanolamine ammonia-lyase subunit EutB: MTTYSHGVAGTGYTFDGLVDLMAKATPLRSGDELAGCAASSDAERAAAQWALADVPLGTFLNELVVPYEDDEVTRLIIDSHDRVAFGEISHLTVGGLRDWLLDVAARDGAAETFRRVAPGLTPEMVAAVSKIMRNQDLIAVARAVTVTAGFRTTLGVPGHLGTRLQPNHPTDDPRGIAAATLDGLLLGCGDAVIGINPATDSPHATAELLHLLDDIRQRFDIPAQSCVLSHVTTTMGLIEEGVPVDLVFQSIAGTQGANSSFGVDISLLREANAAGRSLKRGTVGDNVMYLETGQGSALSAGAHLGTGGRPVDQQTLETRAYAVARDLEPLLINTVVGFIGPEYLYDGKQIIRAGLEDHFCGKLLGLPMGVDVCYTNHAEADQDDMDTLLTLLGVAGAAFVIAVPGADDVMLGYQSLSFHDVLYARQVLGLRPAPEFEDWMRRLGMVDDAGRVLPVDAAASPLRALTVAR; encoded by the coding sequence ATGACCACCTACAGTCACGGAGTCGCGGGAACCGGGTACACGTTCGACGGTCTCGTCGACCTCATGGCCAAGGCGACACCGCTCCGCAGCGGCGACGAACTGGCCGGGTGCGCGGCGTCCTCCGACGCCGAACGCGCCGCCGCGCAATGGGCGCTGGCCGACGTCCCCCTCGGTACGTTCCTGAACGAACTCGTCGTTCCCTACGAGGACGACGAGGTCACGAGGCTCATCATCGACTCGCACGACCGGGTCGCGTTCGGCGAGATCTCCCATCTCACCGTCGGCGGCCTGCGCGACTGGCTGCTGGACGTCGCGGCGCGGGACGGTGCGGCCGAGACGTTCCGTCGCGTCGCCCCGGGGCTGACACCGGAGATGGTCGCGGCGGTCAGCAAGATCATGCGCAACCAGGACCTCATCGCGGTCGCGCGGGCCGTCACCGTCACCGCGGGGTTCCGGACGACGCTCGGCGTACCGGGGCACCTGGGAACCCGGCTGCAGCCCAACCATCCCACCGACGACCCGCGTGGAATCGCGGCCGCCACGCTCGACGGCCTGCTGCTCGGCTGCGGTGACGCCGTCATCGGAATCAACCCGGCCACCGATTCGCCGCACGCCACCGCGGAACTGCTCCACCTCCTCGACGACATCCGTCAGCGCTTCGACATTCCGGCGCAGTCGTGCGTGCTGTCGCACGTGACCACCACGATGGGCCTGATCGAGGAAGGCGTTCCCGTCGACCTCGTGTTCCAGTCCATCGCCGGAACACAGGGCGCCAATTCGAGTTTCGGTGTGGACATTTCGCTGCTCCGAGAGGCCAACGCGGCCGGTCGGTCCCTGAAACGCGGCACCGTCGGCGACAACGTCATGTACCTCGAAACCGGTCAGGGCTCGGCGCTCAGTGCGGGCGCCCACCTCGGCACGGGCGGCAGGCCCGTCGACCAGCAGACCCTCGAGACCAGGGCGTACGCGGTGGCCCGTGATCTCGAACCGCTGCTGATCAACACGGTGGTCGGGTTCATCGGTCCGGAGTACCTGTACGACGGCAAGCAGATCATCAGGGCCGGGCTCGAGGACCACTTCTGCGGAAAGCTCCTGGGCCTGCCGATGGGTGTCGACGTCTGTTACACCAATCACGCCGAGGCCGACCAGGACGACATGGACACGCTGCTCACCCTGCTCGGTGTCGCAGGCGCGGCCTTCGTCATCGCGGTACCCGGTGCGGACGACGTCATGCTCGGGTACCAGAGTCTGTCGTTCCACGACGTGCTGTACGCGCGCCAGGTGCTCGGACTCAGGCCGGCACCGGAATTCGAGGACTGGATGCGCCGTCTCGGCATGGTCGACGACGCGGGACGGGTCCTGCCGGTCGACGCCGCGGCGTCGCCGCTGCGGGCACTGACGGTGGCACGATGA
- a CDS encoding DUF779 domain-containing protein — protein sequence MDAARAPQRLKATAGAVELLRRLGGTHGALMMHQSGGCCDGSAPMCYPDGEFIVGDRDVLLGVLDLRLGVGETPSTRPEGGDAVPVWISGSQFEAWKHTQLVLDVVPGRGSGFSLESPEGMRFLSRARAFTPEENASLAAEEVIVGQRWEQGWRPAPSPEPQVVDEAVDACPVPARRPGP from the coding sequence ATGGACGCAGCCCGGGCGCCTCAGCGCCTGAAGGCAACCGCCGGGGCGGTGGAGCTTCTCCGCCGCCTCGGCGGTACCCACGGGGCGCTGATGATGCATCAGTCCGGCGGGTGCTGCGACGGCTCCGCGCCGATGTGTTACCCCGACGGTGAATTCATCGTCGGCGACCGCGACGTGCTGCTCGGCGTCCTCGACCTGCGACTCGGGGTCGGGGAGACCCCGTCCACCCGGCCCGAAGGCGGCGATGCGGTGCCCGTGTGGATCTCCGGTTCGCAGTTCGAGGCGTGGAAGCACACCCAGCTGGTGCTCGACGTCGTGCCCGGCCGCGGATCGGGATTCAGCCTGGAAAGTCCCGAAGGCATGCGTTTTCTCAGTCGTGCGCGTGCGTTCACCCCGGAGGAGAACGCCAGCCTCGCCGCGGAGGAGGTCATCGTGGGTCAGCGGTGGGAGCAGGGCTGGAGGCCCGCGCCGTCCCCCGAACCGCAAGTGGTCGACGAAGCCGTCGACGCATGTCCCGTGCCCGCCCGCCGCCCGGGCCCGTAG